Part of the Syntrophorhabdales bacterium genome, TTGTGTTCACCCAGTCGTTGCCGACAAATGTTCTTTTCGTCTTGTCGTGTTCCAGGTGGTAGTAGGTACCCGAAGCTTCAGAGCGCACATAGAGAATTCCTGACTCCCCTTTTGGCACCTCTTTGCCCTCTGCATCGACGAGTTTTACGTCCACGCCAGGCTGCACCTTGCCCGAACTCCCCGGCTTCACTTTGCCCGGCGCGTCCATGAAATAGCCAAGGTAGGTCTCGGCTGAACCAACGGAATTAAGAATCTCGACGCCAAACTTCTCTTTAAACTCATTATAAAGCTGACCGGACAGAAGCTCGCCGGACGAGATACAGAGTCTCAGGAAGCTCAGGTCCGCATCTTTCGCGAGCGGGCTTTGAAGCATGGCCCTCATCATGGTGGGTACGTTGAGAAGCACTGTCGGTTTGTACTTGTACAGGCACTCAAACACAGACTCGACCGTGCTCCTGTCGGGGTAGAGCGCAACCGCCGCCCCTGCCTTGATGGGCCAGTTCATGCCCAGGTCGCGCGCGTAGTGGAAGAAGAGCTTGGGAACACGGAAGACAATGTCGTCCGGCGTGTAATGGATGGTGTACTGAAAAGATTCGAAGCCGATGACGCCGTCGTGGTGCATGTGGGGCACACCCTTCGACTTGCCTGTCGTTCCGCCGGAAAAATTCCACAGCGCGAGATCGTTCTTCGTTGTCCGGGCCATCTCGAGAACCGATGATGCTTCAGCCAGCATCTCATTCAGCGCATACTCCCCCTGCTCAAGCGTGGGAAGGTTCTCGCCGGCCACAAGGATCGCCCTGTGGAAGCTCGAACCACGCATGCCCTGGCGCACCCGCTCCAGCGTCGTATTGTCCACGATGACAACTTTAGGCCTCACATAACTGACGAAGTACTCGTAGTCTGACGGCAGAAGATAGGTGTACGCATGCGTTGCGATCCCCCCTATCTTCATGGCAGCATACCATCCGGCAAGCCATTCAGGCGTGTCCTGAAGGATAAGCAGCACCCGATCCTCGAAACCCACGCCGAATTCTTTGAGCAGATTTCCAACCTGGTTCGTCAGTTTGCACATATCGTTGAAGGTATAGGTTGCGTCACGACAGTAGACGGCAATCTTTTCGCCTCTGCCTGCTGCAACATTATCTTCCAGGTAATAACGGGTCAGGTTGAGTTGTTCAGGTATCTCTATCTTAAGTTCCGGACCACGTGTCATAAAGAACACCTCCTCAATCGCGCAAAGATTCTATCGCCCTGCAATCGCCTTATTACGGCCGCTCGCAGGATACGAAACCATCAAGAGCGGTAAAAGCCCCACAGCCGGCATAATCAGGATGAGCCGAAGCACTGTGAGTATTCCCCACGCATCTGCAACCAAGCCCAGCAGTCCCGCGCCTATGCCGCCGATGCCGATCACAAAACCGAGCATGAGACCCGAGGCCATGCCCAGGCGGTCCCGCAAAATAGTCTGCCCCATGACCACCGTGACCGAAAAGCTCGAGATAAGCACAAAACCCACAAAGAAGAGCATGATGAACACCCATATGCCGGTTGCCTCAAGGAAAAGGAAGAGCAGCGGGACGGAACAGATCAGGGAGAGGCAAACAAAAGGCTTGTGGCCGAGTCTGTCTGCAACCAGGCCGCCGGCAATAGTCCCCAAGGCCCCACCGATCAGGAAAGCAAACACAAGTCTCCCGGCGCTGATCGGATCACCCTTCAAAATTGTAATATAGTAAAAAGGGGCGAAGGTAATCAAGCCCATATGTGCCGAGGAGCGCAGCGCCACGGCGCATACGAGCAGCCCCATGGATCGCCAGGGATGCTTCGATGGCGCAGAAGGAGCAGTTGCCGTTTTCGACTCTGCGACCTTGCCTGCCTTGAACGGCATCGTCAGTTCGC contains:
- a CDS encoding benzoate-CoA ligase family protein, producing the protein MTRGPELKIEIPEQLNLTRYYLEDNVAAGRGEKIAVYCRDATYTFNDMCKLTNQVGNLLKEFGVGFEDRVLLILQDTPEWLAGWYAAMKIGGIATHAYTYLLPSDYEYFVSYVRPKVVIVDNTTLERVRQGMRGSSFHRAILVAGENLPTLEQGEYALNEMLAEASSVLEMARTTKNDLALWNFSGGTTGKSKGVPHMHHDGVIGFESFQYTIHYTPDDIVFRVPKLFFHYARDLGMNWPIKAGAAVALYPDRSTVESVFECLYKYKPTVLLNVPTMMRAMLQSPLAKDADLSFLRLCISSGELLSGQLYNEFKEKFGVEILNSVGSAETYLGYFMDAPGKVKPGSSGKVQPGVDVKLVDAEGKEVPKGESGILYVRSEASGTYYHLEHDKTKRTFVGNDWVNTNDLFKEDADGYFWYEGRADDLIKVSGVYVAPLEIEKCLDEHEAVRECTVLGVKDADGLTKTKAFIALNEAFQPTDDLAEQLKEHCRKKMAPFKAPRFIQFLRELPKTGQGKIDKKQLLKGTP
- a CDS encoding MFS transporter — its product is MSSAKMNLKLILILSASHLFIDINGSALPAIMPFFKSALSLNYTQIGAVIMVSNLTSSIIQPCFGYFSDRVQINWLLPLSVVLTYAGFSLTGISPSYGILLVFVMLNGVGIAMYHPESFKITHHFTGSRMATGMSMFQAGGNFGMAFGPLLVTYAMQMADLRGTLLFFVPGAMILALLSWFNSELTMPFKAGKVAESKTATAPSAPSKHPWRSMGLLVCAVALRSSAHMGLITFAPFYYITILKGDPISAGRLVFAFLIGGALGTIAGGLVADRLGHKPFVCLSLICSVPLLFLFLEATGIWVFIMLFFVGFVLISSFSVTVVMGQTILRDRLGMASGLMLGFVIGIGGIGAGLLGLVADAWGILTVLRLILIMPAVGLLPLLMVSYPASGRNKAIAGR